One segment of Pseudomonas sp. FP2196 DNA contains the following:
- a CDS encoding dTDP-4-dehydrorhamnose 3,5-epimerase family protein — MSEFSLLALPLAGLFSVQHKRFEDQRGHFARLFCEGSLSAFGSEFHIRQINHSCTREKGSVRGLHYQNANAPEAKLITCLRGEVWDVAVDLRPDSETFLHWHAEHLKAGDGRSLLIPAGFAHGFQTLTEDAELLYLHSADYAPEHEGGLSVSDPRLAITWPLPVNNLSSRDSSHPALDQHFAGVRL; from the coding sequence GTGAGCGAGTTCTCCTTGCTCGCATTGCCGCTGGCCGGATTGTTCAGTGTCCAGCACAAACGCTTCGAAGATCAGCGCGGGCACTTCGCACGACTGTTCTGCGAAGGCAGTTTGAGTGCGTTCGGCAGCGAATTTCATATCCGCCAGATCAACCATTCCTGCACCCGCGAGAAGGGCAGTGTGCGCGGTCTGCATTATCAAAACGCGAATGCGCCGGAAGCCAAACTCATCACCTGCTTGCGCGGTGAAGTCTGGGACGTGGCGGTTGATCTGCGTCCCGACTCCGAAACCTTTTTGCACTGGCACGCCGAGCACCTGAAGGCCGGTGACGGTCGCAGCCTGTTGATTCCGGCCGGGTTCGCCCACGGTTTCCAGACGCTGACCGAAGATGCTGAGTTGCTCTACCTGCACAGCGCCGATTACGCGCCGGAGCATGAGGGCGGTCTGTCGGTGAGCGATCCACGGCTGGCGATTACCTGGCCATTGCCTGTCAATAATTTGTCGTCGCGCGATTCCAGCCACCCCGCGCTCGATCAACACTTTGCTGGAGTGCGTCTATGA
- a CDS encoding class I SAM-dependent methyltransferase, producing MNCRGCAAPLSLPLIDLGTSPPSNAYVHADRLEQAEQWVPLKVAVCQQCWLVQTEDYTRADSLFDAEYAYFSSFSSTWLAHAERYVAEMVERFGLTADSRVVEVAANDGYLLQYVAGRGIPCLGVEPTRSTAHAAREKGLEIRELFFGRDTAAQLKNESWGADLMAANNVLAHVPDINDFLGGFAVLLKPTGVATFEFPQLLTLMAGAQFDTLYHEHYSYLSLTAVQTLCERNGLEVFDVSQLNTHGGSLRVFVQRKDGERRAVQPAVQQQLQAELDAGVKTAAYYTSLAPAAERIKHELLRFLLQAKADGKRVVGYGAAAKGNTLLNYAGVKPDLLAWVADANPHKQGKFMPGSRIPIVAPAQIDIEKPDYVLVLPWNLLHEVSQQLAQVRQWDGRFVIAVPELSVL from the coding sequence ATGAACTGCCGTGGGTGCGCCGCACCGCTGAGTCTGCCGCTGATCGACCTCGGCACCTCGCCACCGTCCAATGCCTACGTGCACGCCGATCGCCTGGAACAGGCCGAGCAATGGGTGCCGTTGAAGGTCGCCGTGTGTCAGCAATGCTGGCTGGTGCAGACCGAGGATTACACTCGCGCCGACAGCTTGTTCGACGCTGAATACGCCTACTTCAGTTCGTTTTCCAGCACCTGGCTGGCGCATGCCGAGCGCTATGTCGCCGAGATGGTCGAGCGTTTTGGTCTGACGGCTGACAGCCGTGTGGTTGAAGTCGCCGCCAACGACGGTTACCTGCTGCAGTACGTCGCCGGTCGCGGTATTCCGTGCCTGGGCGTAGAGCCGACCCGCAGCACCGCGCACGCGGCGCGGGAAAAAGGTCTGGAAATTCGTGAACTGTTTTTCGGTCGCGACACCGCTGCACAGCTGAAAAACGAGAGCTGGGGCGCCGATTTGATGGCGGCCAATAACGTGCTTGCGCATGTGCCGGACATCAACGATTTCCTCGGTGGTTTCGCAGTACTGCTCAAGCCTACTGGAGTGGCCACGTTCGAATTTCCGCAACTGCTGACGCTGATGGCTGGCGCGCAGTTCGACACGCTGTACCACGAGCACTATTCCTATCTGTCGCTGACTGCCGTGCAGACTCTGTGCGAGCGCAACGGTCTGGAAGTCTTCGACGTCAGCCAGTTGAACACTCACGGCGGATCGCTGCGCGTGTTCGTCCAGCGCAAGGACGGCGAGCGCCGCGCGGTACAACCGGCCGTGCAGCAACAGTTGCAGGCTGAACTCGATGCGGGTGTGAAAACGGCCGCGTACTACACGAGCCTCGCGCCTGCCGCCGAACGCATCAAGCATGAACTGCTGCGCTTCCTGTTGCAGGCCAAGGCCGATGGCAAGCGTGTGGTCGGCTACGGCGCAGCGGCCAAGGGCAACACCTTGCTCAATTACGCCGGGGTCAAACCGGACCTGCTCGCGTGGGTGGCCGATGCCAACCCGCACAAGCAAGGCAAGTTCATGCCGGGCAGTCGTATCCCGATTGTCGCGCCGGCGCAGATCGACATCGAGAAACCGGACTATGTGCTGGTGCTGCCGTGGAATCTGCTGCACGAAGTCAGTCAGCAACTGGCGCAGGTGCGTCAATGGGACGGCCGCTTCGTGATCGCCGTGCCTGAGTTGAGCGTGCTGTGA
- a CDS encoding NAD(P)-dependent oxidoreductase: MKVLVTGATGFVGRHLVAALLARGCSVRAVARNAETAQGMPWINDVEFVAADIHTADLDVVALTEDVDALAHLAWPGLPNYRALFHIEHNLMADYRFIKSAVEAGVKQVLVTGTCFEYGMQSGPLSESTEPHPSNPYGLAKHTLHLFLQNLQQEHPFTLQWARLFYLHGEGQNPNSLLAALDRAIDEGEPSFNMSAGEQLRDFLPIKTAADNLAAILHQREFNGVINCASGQPVSVRALVEQRLRERGKSIELNLGHYPYPTHEPLAFWAVTERLQQLLGESQ; this comes from the coding sequence GTGAAGGTTCTGGTGACGGGCGCCACAGGCTTTGTAGGTCGGCATCTGGTCGCGGCCTTGCTGGCGCGTGGTTGCTCGGTACGGGCAGTGGCGCGCAATGCAGAAACCGCGCAGGGCATGCCGTGGATCAACGACGTCGAATTCGTCGCAGCGGATATTCACACCGCCGATCTCGACGTCGTTGCATTGACCGAGGATGTCGATGCGCTGGCGCATCTGGCCTGGCCGGGGTTGCCGAACTATCGCGCGCTGTTCCATATCGAGCACAACCTGATGGCCGATTATCGCTTTATCAAAAGCGCGGTCGAGGCGGGCGTGAAGCAGGTTCTGGTGACCGGTACCTGCTTTGAATATGGAATGCAGAGCGGGCCGCTAAGTGAAAGTACCGAGCCGCACCCAAGCAATCCCTACGGGTTAGCCAAGCATACGTTGCACCTGTTTTTGCAGAATCTGCAGCAGGAACATCCGTTCACCTTGCAATGGGCGCGGCTGTTTTACCTGCATGGAGAAGGGCAGAACCCTAACAGTCTGTTGGCGGCGCTGGACCGGGCGATCGATGAGGGTGAACCATCGTTCAACATGTCTGCCGGCGAACAACTGCGTGACTTCCTGCCGATCAAGACCGCTGCCGATAACCTTGCCGCGATCCTGCATCAGCGCGAATTCAACGGCGTTATCAATTGCGCCAGCGGTCAGCCAGTGTCGGTACGCGCGCTGGTCGAACAACGCCTGCGTGAGCGCGGCAAGTCCATCGAACTGAACCTCGGCCACTACCCATACCCGACCCACGAACCGCTGGCGTTCTGGGCTGTCACCGAGCGTTTGCAACAGTTATTGGGAGAGTCGCAATGA
- a CDS encoding class I SAM-dependent methyltransferase, translating into MRHELYRVTGLPVLQNRTFADPESAQASASADMLLVQDERSGLIFNAAFDADKLSYDADYQNEQAHSGQFQKHLSDVEGIIAKHFKGQELIEVGCGKGYFLELLKGLGYSITGIDPAYEGENADVIKAPFTRGLGLAADAIVLRHVLEHIEDPLSFLSVIADANQGGQIYIEVPCFDWILEHKAWFDLFYEHVNYFRLDDLRRMFGTVHESGHLFGGQYLYIVADLATLRLTPEQPVPRLALPDGFTASLERAVQIIQSAPEQGSAIWGASSKGVIYSLALQRAGVAVDRVVDINPAKQGRYLPLSGARVSSPQEAMDALPEGANLFVMNSNYLEEIKRMTGGRYVYHAVDSASFQ; encoded by the coding sequence ATGAGGCACGAGTTGTACCGCGTCACCGGTTTGCCGGTGCTGCAGAACCGCACCTTCGCCGATCCCGAGTCGGCGCAGGCATCGGCCAGTGCGGACATGCTGCTGGTGCAGGACGAGCGCAGCGGCTTGATCTTCAACGCCGCGTTTGACGCCGACAAGCTCAGCTACGATGCCGATTACCAGAACGAACAGGCGCATTCCGGGCAGTTCCAGAAGCACCTCAGCGACGTTGAAGGGATCATCGCCAAACACTTCAAGGGTCAGGAGCTGATCGAAGTAGGCTGTGGCAAAGGCTACTTCCTTGAGTTGCTCAAGGGCCTCGGCTACTCGATCACCGGCATCGATCCGGCTTACGAAGGCGAAAATGCCGACGTGATCAAGGCACCGTTCACTCGCGGTCTTGGTCTGGCGGCGGACGCTATTGTGCTGCGTCATGTGCTCGAACACATCGAAGACCCGCTGAGCTTCCTGTCGGTGATCGCTGACGCCAATCAGGGCGGGCAGATCTACATCGAGGTACCGTGCTTTGACTGGATTCTTGAGCACAAAGCCTGGTTCGACCTGTTCTACGAACACGTCAATTATTTCCGCCTCGATGACCTGCGCCGGATGTTCGGCACTGTGCACGAGTCCGGTCACCTGTTCGGTGGCCAATACCTGTACATCGTTGCCGACCTTGCGACGTTGCGCCTGACCCCGGAACAACCGGTGCCACGCCTGGCGCTGCCTGACGGTTTCACCGCCAGCCTCGAGCGCGCGGTGCAGATCATTCAGTCCGCCCCCGAGCAGGGTTCGGCGATCTGGGGCGCCTCGTCCAAAGGCGTGATCTATTCGCTGGCCCTGCAACGCGCTGGTGTGGCGGTGGATCGTGTGGTGGATATCAACCCGGCCAAGCAGGGTCGTTATCTGCCGTTGAGCGGCGCCCGCGTGTCCTCGCCGCAAGAGGCCATGGACGCCTTGCCCGAAGGCGCCAACCTGTTTGTGATGAACTCCAATTACCTCGAAGAAATCAAGCGGATGACCGGTGGACGCTACGTCTATCACGCCGTCGATAGCGCTTCGTTCCAGTGA
- a CDS encoding cephalosporin hydroxylase family protein codes for MTDNSINQAFEAECREQIAQQGDDQKLTGLARDFFNESARHKYSYHFSWMGRPIIQLPQDMMAMQEIIWQVKPDLVIECGIAHGGSIIYYASLLELQGHGEVLGIDLDIRPHNREAIESHPMAKRIKMIEGSSIDAAIAAQVQAAAAGKKVILVLDSNHTHDHVLEELRLYAPLVSVDSYCVVMDTVVEDMPADFFPDRPWGPGDNPKTAVWKYLEENKDFEIDQQLQNKLLITVAPDGYLRRVR; via the coding sequence ATGACCGACAACAGCATTAACCAAGCCTTTGAAGCCGAATGCCGCGAGCAGATCGCCCAGCAAGGTGACGACCAGAAACTCACTGGCCTGGCCCGTGATTTCTTCAACGAATCGGCCAGACACAAGTACAGCTACCACTTCTCGTGGATGGGTCGTCCGATCATTCAGTTGCCGCAAGACATGATGGCGATGCAGGAGATCATCTGGCAGGTCAAACCGGATCTGGTTATCGAGTGCGGTATCGCCCACGGCGGGTCGATCATCTACTACGCCTCCCTGCTGGAGCTGCAAGGCCACGGCGAAGTGCTGGGCATCGACCTCGATATTCGCCCGCACAACCGTGAAGCGATCGAAAGCCATCCGATGGCCAAGCGCATCAAGATGATCGAAGGTTCGAGCATCGACGCGGCCATCGCCGCTCAAGTGCAGGCTGCAGCCGCCGGCAAGAAAGTCATTCTGGTGCTCGACTCCAACCACACTCACGATCACGTGCTCGAAGAGCTGCGTCTCTACGCACCGCTGGTGTCGGTCGACAGCTACTGCGTGGTCATGGACACCGTGGTTGAAGACATGCCGGCCGATTTCTTCCCGGACCGTCCATGGGGCCCGGGCGATAACCCGAAAACCGCGGTATGGAAATACCTGGAAGAGAACAAGGATTTCGAGATTGACCAACAGTTGCAAAACAAACTGCTGATCACCGTGGCGCCGGACGGCTATCTGCGTCGCGTTCGTTAA
- a CDS encoding TIGR00180 family glycosyltransferase: MQVQSSTQTNTTPLNELFTVVVITHNRNAFLRRTLQYYSSYAAKVLVLDSTVQGDDRIAVDFPSVDYRHLPQYSYKGLQEKLSWGVQQVTTPYMVFAADDDFLIHDALTASVDFLQANPDYGLCHGYGFMYLTRASEVTYYRRDKLVQEDYDSAQPETRVMEFMGQFLPPFYAVTRTDLLKQWYSLLPAGTSFEWQEIGHTFYLLACAKARVLPIAFAVREANYGSSDHNTNVLTVLSWQDAKTVAERERFAEFLASIPTAFSGQDPAAIKQIALNSFAEMADCLLKGRSLSGAAIFRSAWIEPGQEPVRSFAPEQFVEMPFYNKPVFDLLTEYEFLLHAMPAGRLQLQELEGVLLRQHELMRVHPNDDERTIRARLWEALTLNMFNREVVERLAESMLASEEPEEGVKLQAWLERLNSVPGQQERKLFENMPTGRLLQWLEARDPEPAQLPAITRHLTSHAGGPQMGILLLDLDADMVKLQTTFDSLVGGHCKAFKLVVLTTGELPATTTVRDTVHFVKVTTTNYVERINQLLPQLGSDWIMLAEAGVQFTASGLLRASLELLGAEGVRAVAMDEIQRQPGGALADVFRPGVNFDLLQTVPSMMARHWLFQRDVLVQAKGFAAEYSDALEFDLLLRLIEDGGLAGLAHLAEPLLICDAPPAEENAHERQTLTRHLAKRGYRGQVGSTLPRTWQIDYQHSERPLVSIILRSEDNLEALQSALVSLLQRTRYQRHEILIVDNHSQSAELAEWLGNLEGKGERVRVLRSSERLSESALYNLAGAEAKGEYLVLFSAHAEVVNANWLDALLNQAQRPEVGIVGAKLQDARGVTTQGGLILGLNDLLGAAYVGEKKDAPGYLFGHQVEQNYSAVSGACLMIRKALFEALGGLDVEHFDTAFADIDLCLKAADAGYLTVWCPQAQIQHPGVLPEAPQLAAALRDKWQARFAQDTAYNQNLSLTGKGFTLGAASSVNWAQLLA; this comes from the coding sequence ATGCAGGTTCAAAGCAGCACTCAAACCAACACGACACCGCTGAACGAGCTGTTCACGGTGGTGGTGATCACCCACAACCGCAATGCGTTTCTGCGTCGTACATTGCAGTACTACAGCAGCTACGCGGCCAAGGTGCTGGTGCTGGATTCGACAGTGCAGGGCGATGATCGCATCGCTGTCGATTTTCCGTCGGTGGACTATCGTCATTTGCCGCAGTACTCCTACAAAGGCCTGCAGGAAAAGCTCAGTTGGGGCGTGCAGCAGGTGACTACGCCGTACATGGTGTTTGCGGCCGACGATGATTTCCTGATCCATGACGCACTGACGGCCTCGGTGGATTTCCTCCAGGCCAATCCTGACTACGGCCTGTGCCACGGCTACGGGTTCATGTACCTGACCCGTGCCAGCGAAGTGACCTATTACCGTCGCGACAAGCTTGTTCAGGAAGACTATGACTCGGCACAGCCGGAAACCCGTGTCATGGAATTCATGGGGCAGTTCCTGCCGCCGTTCTATGCGGTGACCCGAACCGATCTGCTGAAGCAGTGGTATAGCTTGCTGCCAGCGGGCACCAGTTTCGAATGGCAGGAAATCGGTCACACGTTTTATCTGTTGGCGTGCGCCAAGGCGCGGGTTCTGCCGATTGCTTTTGCGGTGCGCGAAGCCAACTACGGCAGCTCTGATCACAACACCAACGTGTTGACGGTCCTGAGTTGGCAAGACGCGAAAACCGTAGCCGAGCGCGAGCGTTTTGCCGAGTTTCTGGCGTCGATCCCTACCGCTTTCAGTGGTCAGGATCCGGCCGCGATCAAGCAGATTGCCCTGAACAGTTTTGCCGAAATGGCTGACTGCCTGCTCAAGGGGCGTTCGCTGTCCGGTGCAGCGATTTTCCGCTCGGCGTGGATTGAACCGGGTCAGGAGCCGGTGCGCTCATTCGCGCCTGAGCAATTTGTCGAGATGCCGTTCTACAACAAGCCGGTTTTCGACTTGTTGACCGAGTACGAATTCCTGCTGCACGCCATGCCTGCCGGGCGCTTGCAATTGCAGGAGCTGGAAGGTGTGTTGCTGCGTCAGCACGAATTGATGCGTGTTCATCCCAATGACGATGAACGGACGATTCGTGCGCGTCTATGGGAAGCGCTGACACTGAACATGTTCAATCGCGAGGTAGTCGAACGCCTGGCCGAGTCCATGCTTGCCAGTGAAGAGCCTGAAGAAGGGGTGAAGCTACAAGCCTGGCTGGAGCGTTTGAATTCGGTACCGGGGCAACAGGAGCGCAAGCTTTTCGAAAACATGCCGACCGGGCGGCTGCTGCAATGGCTCGAAGCGCGCGATCCCGAGCCTGCGCAACTGCCAGCAATCACCCGGCACCTGACCAGCCATGCCGGCGGTCCGCAAATGGGCATTCTCCTGCTGGATCTGGACGCCGACATGGTCAAGCTGCAGACGACCTTCGACAGCCTGGTTGGCGGCCATTGCAAGGCGTTCAAACTGGTTGTACTCACCACCGGGGAGTTGCCAGCGACCACGACCGTGCGCGATACCGTGCATTTCGTCAAAGTGACCACGACCAACTACGTCGAGCGGATCAATCAACTGCTGCCTCAGCTCGGTAGCGACTGGATCATGCTCGCCGAGGCGGGGGTCCAGTTCACTGCCAGCGGTCTGCTGCGTGCAAGCCTTGAGCTACTGGGGGCCGAAGGTGTGCGCGCCGTGGCGATGGATGAAATCCAGCGCCAGCCGGGCGGTGCGCTGGCGGATGTGTTCCGTCCGGGGGTCAACTTCGACCTGCTGCAAACCGTGCCGTCGATGATGGCGCGACACTGGTTGTTCCAGCGCGATGTGTTGGTTCAGGCCAAAGGCTTCGCCGCCGAGTACAGCGATGCGCTGGAGTTCGACCTTTTGCTGCGCTTGATCGAAGACGGCGGGCTGGCTGGCCTTGCTCATCTGGCGGAGCCGTTGCTGATCTGCGACGCACCGCCTGCTGAAGAAAACGCTCATGAGCGTCAGACCCTGACACGTCATCTAGCCAAGCGCGGATACCGCGGCCAAGTGGGTTCGACGTTGCCCCGAACCTGGCAAATCGACTATCAGCACAGCGAACGGCCGCTGGTGTCGATCATTCTGCGTAGTGAGGACAACCTCGAAGCGTTGCAGTCGGCGCTGGTCAGCCTGCTGCAACGAACCCGCTATCAGCGCCACGAAATCCTCATTGTCGACAACCATAGCCAGTCTGCGGAACTGGCTGAATGGCTGGGCAATCTGGAGGGCAAGGGTGAGCGAGTTCGGGTGCTGCGCAGCAGCGAGCGGTTGAGCGAATCGGCGTTGTACAACCTCGCAGGCGCTGAAGCCAAAGGTGAATACCTGGTGCTGTTTTCCGCGCACGCCGAAGTGGTCAATGCCAACTGGCTTGATGCACTGCTCAATCAGGCGCAACGGCCCGAAGTCGGGATCGTCGGAGCGAAATTGCAGGATGCACGTGGCGTCACCACTCAGGGTGGCTTGATTCTGGGGCTCAACGATCTGCTTGGCGCGGCGTACGTCGGTGAGAAAAAAGACGCTCCGGGCTACCTGTTCGGCCATCAGGTCGAACAGAACTATTCGGCGGTGTCCGGCGCCTGTCTGATGATTCGCAAAGCACTGTTCGAAGCACTCGGTGGTCTGGATGTAGAACATTTCGACACGGCGTTCGCCGACATTGATCTGTGTCTGAAAGCAGCCGATGCCGGTTACCTGACGGTCTGGTGCCCACAAGCGCAAATACAGCATCCGGGCGTGCTCCCCGAAGCGCCGCAACTGGCTGCCGCGCTACGTGACAAGTGGCAGGCTCGCTTCGCTCAAGACACGGCTTACAACCAGAACCTTTCCCTGACCGGCAAGGGCTTTACTCTCGGCGCAGCGTCCAGTGTTAACTGGGCGCAGTTGCTCGCCTGA
- the pseB gene encoding UDP-N-acetylglucosamine 4,6-dehydratase (inverting), which produces MFNGKSIFISGGTGSFGRNFIRRLLEQYQPKRVVVFSRDELKQYEMQQTFNAPCMRYFLGDVRDADRLRQAMRGIDYVVHAAALKQVPAAEYNPTECIRTNVNGAENIIAAAIDNGVKKVVALSTDKAASPINLYGATKLLSDKLFVAANNIAGEQQTRFAVVRYGNVAGSRGSVVPFFSKLIADGATELPITDERMTRFWITLDHGVQFVLDSFARMHGGEVFVPKIPSIRVVDLARGMAEHLPHKNVGIRPGEKLHELMVPLDDARMTLEFEDHYTIQPSIRFTSVDVDFAVDKLGERGQPVSEDFEYRSDTNPQFLSVGQIADLHAKLSA; this is translated from the coding sequence ATGTTCAACGGTAAATCGATTTTCATCTCCGGCGGCACTGGCTCGTTCGGGCGTAATTTCATTCGTCGCCTGTTGGAGCAATACCAACCCAAGCGCGTGGTGGTGTTCTCCCGCGATGAGCTCAAGCAGTACGAAATGCAGCAGACGTTCAACGCGCCGTGCATGCGCTATTTTCTTGGCGATGTGCGCGACGCCGATCGTTTGCGTCAGGCCATGCGCGGCATCGATTACGTGGTTCACGCCGCCGCGCTCAAACAAGTGCCGGCAGCGGAATACAACCCGACCGAGTGCATTCGTACCAACGTCAACGGCGCTGAAAACATCATCGCCGCCGCCATCGATAACGGCGTGAAGAAAGTTGTCGCGCTGTCCACCGACAAGGCTGCCAGCCCGATCAACCTGTACGGCGCGACCAAGTTGCTGTCGGACAAACTGTTTGTCGCCGCCAATAACATTGCTGGCGAGCAGCAAACCCGTTTTGCCGTGGTGCGTTATGGCAACGTCGCCGGTTCCCGAGGTTCGGTGGTGCCGTTCTTCAGCAAGCTGATCGCCGACGGAGCCACCGAGCTGCCGATCACCGACGAGCGCATGACGCGTTTCTGGATCACCCTCGATCACGGTGTGCAGTTCGTGCTCGACAGCTTTGCACGCATGCACGGCGGTGAAGTGTTTGTGCCGAAGATCCCGTCGATCCGCGTTGTCGATCTGGCCCGGGGCATGGCCGAGCATCTGCCACATAAAAACGTCGGCATCCGTCCGGGAGAAAAACTCCATGAGCTGATGGTGCCGCTGGACGATGCGCGGATGACCCTTGAATTCGAGGATCACTACACCATCCAGCCATCGATTCGCTTCACCAGCGTCGATGTCGATTTTGCCGTGGACAAGCTCGGCGAGCGCGGTCAGCCGGTGAGTGAGGACTTCGAATACCGCTCCGACACCAACCCGCAGTTCCTCTCGGTGGGACAGATCGCCGACCTGCACGCGAAGCTCTCGGCATGA
- the pseC gene encoding UDP-4-amino-4,6-dideoxy-N-acetyl-beta-L-altrosamine transaminase, with the protein MIPYGRQSLDQADIDAVVEVLQSDWLTQGPTIERFEQAMAERCQANYAVAVCNATAALHIACLAAGLGPGDRLWTTPNTFLASANCGRYCGADVDFVDIDPLTWNLDAEVLAGKLDAAERDGALPKVLVAVAFSGQSCDMRRIAQLAERYNFTVIEDASHAVGASYAGRPVGCGEFAAMTVFSFHPVKIITSAEGGMVLTNRPELAERLQRLRSHGMTRDPQQMTEASHGPWYYQQVELGFNYRITDLQAALGLSQLNKLDGFIARRRELAARYANLLTYLPVTLPSAQPLAESAWHLYVIRLQTDRINLSHRQVFEGLRAAGVGVNLHYIPLHLQPYYRDLGFAEGDFPEAERYYAEAISLPLFPLLSDQQQDYVVEQLRRLTE; encoded by the coding sequence ATGATTCCCTACGGCCGCCAGAGCCTCGATCAGGCTGACATCGATGCGGTGGTCGAGGTATTGCAGTCGGATTGGCTGACCCAGGGGCCGACCATCGAGCGTTTCGAGCAGGCGATGGCCGAACGTTGTCAGGCGAATTATGCGGTTGCGGTGTGCAACGCCACCGCAGCGCTGCACATTGCCTGTCTGGCGGCCGGACTTGGCCCGGGCGACCGCCTGTGGACGACGCCGAACACCTTTCTGGCGTCGGCCAACTGCGGTCGTTACTGCGGCGCCGACGTTGATTTTGTCGATATCGATCCGCTGACCTGGAACCTCGATGCTGAAGTCCTGGCCGGCAAGCTCGACGCTGCCGAGCGCGATGGTGCACTGCCCAAAGTGCTTGTAGCGGTGGCGTTTTCCGGGCAGAGCTGCGATATGCGCAGAATTGCCCAACTGGCCGAGCGCTACAACTTCACGGTGATCGAAGACGCCTCTCATGCGGTCGGTGCGTCCTATGCGGGGCGGCCGGTCGGGTGCGGCGAATTCGCCGCGATGACCGTGTTCAGCTTCCACCCGGTGAAGATCATCACCAGTGCCGAGGGCGGCATGGTCTTGACCAATCGCCCGGAACTGGCCGAGCGCTTGCAACGCCTGCGCAGCCACGGCATGACCCGCGATCCGCAGCAGATGACTGAAGCCAGCCACGGCCCGTGGTATTACCAGCAAGTGGAACTGGGCTTCAATTATCGGATCACCGACTTGCAAGCCGCGCTCGGTTTGTCGCAACTGAACAAACTGGACGGTTTCATCGCCCGTCGACGCGAGCTGGCGGCACGTTACGCGAATTTGCTGACATATTTGCCTGTGACCTTGCCGAGCGCCCAACCGCTCGCTGAATCCGCCTGGCATCTGTATGTGATCCGCTTGCAGACCGATCGGATCAATCTCAGCCACCGCCAGGTCTTCGAAGGCTTGCGCGCGGCCGGAGTCGGGGTGAATCTGCACTATATTCCACTGCATTTGCAGCCGTACTATCGCGACCTGGGTTTCGCCGAGGGAGACTTCCCCGAAGCCGAGCGCTATTACGCCGAAGCGATCAGCCTGCCGCTGTTTCCTTTGCTGAGCGATCAGCAGCAGGACTATGTGGTCGAGCAATTGCGACGGTTGACTGAGTGA
- a CDS encoding pseudaminic acid biosynthesis-associated methylase — protein MRNLSEQEQFWQGDFGNEYVARNVGQSLVAANLALFAKALARTGRIDSLLELGTNVGNNLQALHQLLPQCELSGVEINANACAQARALDIAKIWHGSLFDFPYERSYDLTLSKGVLIHLAPELLPKAYAQLYELSQRYILIAEYYNPAPVEVSYRGNSGKLFKRDFAGEMLDRYADLHLLDYGFVYHRDRQFPADDVTWFLLEKRP, from the coding sequence ATGCGCAATCTGAGTGAACAGGAACAATTCTGGCAGGGTGACTTCGGCAACGAGTACGTTGCGCGCAACGTCGGGCAATCGCTGGTGGCGGCCAATCTGGCGTTGTTTGCCAAGGCGCTGGCAAGAACGGGGCGGATCGACAGCCTGTTGGAACTCGGTACCAATGTCGGGAACAACTTGCAGGCATTGCATCAACTGTTGCCGCAATGCGAGTTGTCCGGCGTCGAGATCAACGCCAATGCCTGTGCACAGGCCAGAGCACTGGACATCGCAAAGATCTGGCACGGTTCGCTGTTCGACTTTCCCTACGAACGCTCCTACGATCTGACGCTGAGCAAAGGCGTGTTGATTCATCTTGCCCCGGAACTGTTGCCGAAGGCCTACGCGCAGCTGTATGAGCTCAGCCAGCGCTATATCCTGATCGCGGAGTACTACAATCCGGCGCCGGTGGAAGTGTCCTATCGCGGCAACAGCGGCAAACTGTTCAAACGCGATTTCGCCGGTGAAATGCTCGATCGCTACGCTGATCTGCACCTTCTGGATTACGGCTTCGTGTATCACCGTGACCGGCAATTTCCTGCTGACGACGTCACCTGGTTCCTTCTGGAAAAACGCCCTTGA